One Ignavibacterium album JCM 16511 genomic region harbors:
- a CDS encoding acetyl-CoA hydrolase/transferase family protein, giving the protein MAAQEEVSYKQFIPTNILRIYNNKLVSADEAVKHIKSGDNIVVQPGCAAPMELIRALVRRKDELKDVTLYHILIVGDLPYLHPGMEKHFKHKAFFIGANSRQAVNDGRAEFIPIFLSEVPLLFKYGQIKSDVALLNVSPPDEHGFCSYGVDVGTIKTPAEKSKLIIAQINRHQPRTLGDSFIHINKINYIVEYDEPIHELPQVDPNATKDELEVFDKIGSYIADLVEDGSTLQMGIGAIPDSVMRYLHNKKDLGIHTEMFSDGIIELVEQGIINGEKKTLHPGKIIAGFVLGTRKVYDFIDNNPIIEFHPQEYVNDPFIISKNNKMVAINSAIEVDLTGQVCSDSIGTKFYSGIGGQVDFIRGAARSEGGKPIIALPSSTKNSTISRIVPILKPGAGVVTSRGDVHYVVTEYGVAELFGKSIQERAKALINIAHPNFRDELTRYAKETFHI; this is encoded by the coding sequence ATGGCAGCCCAGGAAGAAGTTTCGTACAAGCAATTTATACCAACTAATATTCTGAGAATATATAACAACAAACTTGTTTCTGCTGACGAAGCAGTTAAACATATAAAGTCAGGTGATAATATTGTAGTTCAACCGGGATGTGCAGCTCCAATGGAATTAATCCGTGCTTTAGTCAGAAGAAAAGATGAATTAAAAGATGTTACTCTTTACCATATTCTAATCGTTGGAGATTTACCTTATCTTCATCCCGGAATGGAAAAACATTTTAAACACAAAGCATTTTTTATTGGAGCTAATTCCCGTCAGGCAGTTAATGATGGAAGAGCTGAGTTTATCCCGATTTTCTTATCTGAAGTTCCATTACTTTTCAAATATGGTCAGATTAAATCCGATGTAGCTTTGCTAAATGTATCACCTCCTGATGAACACGGATTTTGCAGCTATGGAGTTGATGTTGGTACAATAAAAACACCTGCTGAAAAATCAAAACTGATAATAGCACAAATCAATCGTCATCAACCCAGAACACTTGGTGATAGTTTCATTCACATCAACAAAATAAACTACATAGTTGAATACGATGAACCTATTCACGAACTTCCTCAGGTAGATCCGAACGCTACTAAAGATGAGCTTGAAGTTTTTGATAAAATTGGAAGTTACATCGCTGACCTGGTTGAAGATGGTTCAACTTTACAGATGGGTATTGGTGCAATTCCTGACTCAGTAATGAGATATTTGCACAACAAAAAAGATTTAGGCATTCACACCGAAATGTTTTCTGATGGAATAATTGAGTTAGTAGAGCAGGGAATAATCAATGGCGAAAAGAAAACTCTGCATCCGGGGAAAATTATTGCCGGGTTCGTTTTGGGAACAAGAAAAGTATATGATTTTATTGATAATAACCCAATTATTGAATTTCATCCTCAGGAATATGTTAACGATCCGTTCATAATTTCTAAAAACAATAAGATGGTTGCAATCAACTCCGCAATTGAAGTTGATCTTACGGGACAGGTTTGTTCAGATTCAATCGGGACAAAATTTTATAGCGGAATAGGTGGACAAGTTGATTTCATTCGCGGTGCTGCTCGTTCTGAAGGTGGTAAACCGATAATAGCTTTGCCCTCAAGTACAAAGAATTCAACAATTAGCAGAATTGTTCCAATATTAAAACCCGGAGCGGGTGTTGTAACTTCACGTGGCGATGTTCATTATGTTGTAACCGAATATGGTGTTGCTGAATTATTTGGAAAGTCAATTCAGGAAAGAGCTAAAGCATTAATAAACATTGCTCATCCGAACTTCAGAGATGAATTGACCAGATATGCAAAAGAAACATTTCATATCTGA
- the ald gene encoding alanine dehydrogenase, with the protein MRFGIPKETQFEEKRVALTPAGVDALVRAGHTVYIQSGAGEGSHFLDEEYRKIGAQIVYTPEEAFGRAEIVVKVAPLSEQEAEMLQENQILFSFLHLAVGKRKVLDTLLRKKITAIGYELIEQDNRLPVLHSMSEIAGQLAIQNAERQLETFSKGGRGILLGGITGVAPAAVVILGAGVVGVTAAAAALGRGAQVIVLDKDLNRLRQIDVNFRKRITTVVANPYTISRGVKFADVFIGAVLIKGEKAPHLVTEEMVKQMKKGAVIVDVSIDQGGCVETSHITTLSDPVYIMHDVIHYCVPNMPALVSRTASYGLNNASLDYLMNIAENGLTNALLSDAGLAKGVCTHNGYCSNESIAHNFNIEFRKLHLFSTN; encoded by the coding sequence ATGAGATTTGGCATACCAAAAGAAACTCAGTTCGAAGAAAAAAGAGTAGCACTTACACCGGCCGGTGTTGATGCACTCGTTCGGGCTGGACATACTGTTTATATTCAAAGCGGTGCTGGCGAGGGAAGTCATTTCCTTGATGAAGAATACAGAAAAATCGGAGCGCAGATTGTTTACACGCCGGAAGAAGCTTTTGGTCGTGCTGAGATAGTTGTTAAAGTAGCACCATTAAGTGAACAGGAAGCAGAAATGCTTCAGGAAAATCAGATACTCTTTTCATTCCTTCATCTCGCTGTAGGTAAGAGAAAAGTACTGGACACATTGCTTCGTAAAAAAATCACTGCCATTGGTTATGAGTTGATTGAACAGGATAACCGCTTACCAGTACTTCATTCTATGAGTGAAATTGCTGGTCAATTAGCTATTCAGAATGCTGAGAGACAACTTGAAACATTCAGTAAAGGTGGACGTGGCATATTGCTCGGTGGAATTACAGGTGTTGCTCCCGCTGCAGTTGTAATTCTCGGTGCTGGAGTGGTTGGTGTTACTGCCGCTGCTGCTGCTTTAGGCAGAGGCGCACAGGTTATTGTGCTTGATAAAGATTTGAACAGGTTAAGACAAATTGATGTCAATTTCAGAAAAAGAATTACTACAGTTGTCGCTAATCCATATACAATTTCAAGAGGAGTTAAATTCGCTGATGTATTTATTGGCGCTGTTTTGATAAAAGGAGAGAAGGCACCACATCTTGTTACAGAAGAAATGGTTAAACAAATGAAAAAGGGTGCTGTTATTGTTGATGTTTCAATTGATCAAGGTGGATGTGTAGAGACAAGTCATATCACAACACTCTCTGATCCTGTTTACATTATGCACGATGTTATTCATTACTGTGTACCAAATATGCCTGCTTTGGTATCAAGAACTGCAAGCTACGGTTTGAATAATGCTTCATTAGATTATTTAATGAACATTGCAGAAAATGGTTTAACTAATGCTCTTCTTTCAGATGCTGGTTTAGCAAAAGGAGTTTGTACACACAATGGATATTGTTCTAATGAATCTATTGCGCACAATTTCAATATCGAATTCAGAAAGCTTCATTTATTTTCAACAAATTGA
- a CDS encoding 2-hydroxyacid dehydrogenase, which yields MLQKKGFDVEVYSKKKLMTRQELIKKVKDADAIISLLADKIDKAVIDRMKRCKIIANYAVGFNNIDIEYARRKDIIVTNTPDVLTDSTADLAMTLVLACARRLNEGEKLVRQRKFKGWRPKLLLGYELNNKTFGIVGMGRIGFAVAKRAYVFGCRIIYYSNKRNPDAENLLNAKKVSLKSLMKNSDIISLHIPLTNKTKNLINSEMLDLMKRNAIFINTARGEVVDEKYLIEILRNRKIFSAGFDVYENEPDINPELLKLDNVVLLPHIGSATHESRNAMSELAAKNVIAVLSGKNPLTPVN from the coding sequence TTGCTTCAGAAGAAGGGATTTGATGTCGAAGTTTATTCGAAAAAAAAGCTTATGACGCGGCAGGAATTAATAAAAAAAGTAAAAGATGCCGATGCAATAATTTCACTCCTCGCAGATAAAATTGATAAAGCCGTAATTGATAGAATGAAACGTTGTAAGATAATAGCAAATTATGCTGTCGGCTTTAATAATATTGATATTGAATATGCAAGAAGAAAAGATATAATTGTAACTAACACTCCTGATGTACTTACCGATTCAACTGCAGATTTAGCGATGACTTTAGTTCTTGCCTGTGCACGAAGATTAAATGAAGGTGAAAAATTGGTAAGACAGCGGAAGTTTAAAGGATGGCGACCAAAATTATTACTTGGATATGAACTTAATAATAAAACATTTGGAATTGTTGGTATGGGAAGAATCGGTTTCGCCGTTGCTAAACGAGCTTATGTGTTTGGTTGCAGGATTATTTATTATTCAAATAAAAGAAATCCTGATGCTGAAAATTTACTGAATGCCAAAAAGGTATCTTTGAAATCTCTTATGAAAAATTCTGATATCATTTCATTACATATTCCACTAACCAATAAAACTAAAAATCTGATAAACTCAGAGATGCTTGATTTAATGAAACGGAATGCAATTTTTATAAACACTGCCAGAGGAGAAGTAGTTGATGAAAAATATCTGATTGAGATTCTTCGCAATAGAAAAATATTTTCGGCTGGCTTCGATGTTTACGAAAATGAACCTGATATAAATCCGGAATTATTAAAACTTGATAATGTTGTATTACTTCCGCACATCGGAAGTGCGACTCACGAATCAAGAAATGCAATGTCAGAATTAGCAGCAAAAAATGTTATTGCAGTTTTAAGCGGAAAAAATCCACTCACTCCTGTTAACTGA